From the genome of Colias croceus chromosome 12, ilColCroc2.1:
aattttccTAGTACTGCTTATTTTCTCCGTcaatactataaatattaaacattgcACACTAATATGGAAACCGAAGCATCGCAAAGTACAGAAATAAAACCAAATCAAAACGAAGAAAACACACAAAAACCATCTAATGGGAAAACAGATGTAAATCCTACAAATTTAGCTTCTATCTCTACAAATGGCACTGAATCTGATGTCGCTAATAATACAGTGACCAAGGACAATACTcataaagcaaataaaaagcCTAAAAAACGGAAACCAAAAGTACCTCGTGATGTGACTGCCCCTCGACCACCTTTAACTGGTTAGCTATTTTTTTTGGTTTAGTCGTCTTTTCTGATAAACACGaatgaatttatttcaatCTTTTCTAGGATATGTAAGATTTCTGAATGAACGCCGAGATCAATTAAGAGCTGAACAACCAGAGCTTGGTTTTGCAGAATTGACTCGTCAATTGGCTAGTGAATGGAGTAAATTACCTACTGAAGAGAAACAACAATATTTAGATGCAGCAGATCAAGATAAAGAAAGGTAATGaaataagattaaattaaactttccATTTCTCAAACTGCTACCAAAGAccacaaataaataagaagCCATTCTGCCCTGGTTATTGCACTTCTAATTTATGtcttactttattatttttatcctttatttctaatattattaagatggTGTAATTTATTCCACAACTCATATTATTTCAGATACATAAAAGAATGGGCTGAGTACAAAAAAACTGATGCTTATAAGGAATTTAGAAAGCAACAGATAGATATTAAAGACCCAGTCAGTGCAAAAAAAGTCAAACAAGCTGCTACAATAAATGATAACAGTAACAATACAAGTAAGTTTTACACATCttgcttataaaaatatctttaatacatatatcaaattatatgatttgtcataattaatttacgGAAGCTAATCATGTGCAAATAATTTGATGCAACTTTTACACAGGTGCCACACAAGCTGTAGAGCCCAGTATGCCAGTAACAGCTAACAGTGTGGCTATAGTAAATTCATCACGTCAGCCAACTCCACCTAGACCCAGACCGTGTGTAACACCAGCTTCAGTAAGaaacttcataattttttgttgttgtaattaaataatctaaCACTAAATACTCGGGCCTGCATATCAATACTATAGTATTGAATGATAATATGTCCtacattttacaaacattttgtaacaataacaattttttcatCCAGGGTGAAGATCTTGGTGATACAGATATACCAATATTCACAGAGCAATTTTTACAACATAACAAATTACGTGAGTCTGAACTAAGGCAGTTGCGAAAAGCTAATTCAGATTATGAACAACAGGTAAGGttacatttgaatttatattttttggttttatggcattcaaatgctttataaatataaatttttatatttttttggttttatggcattcaaatgctttataaatataaattcaacaaaaaaggtcgtgttccatcgttacaatattgtattcactgaaaagtgcttcatattggttgaaatggttgttaatcatctcaatagatggcgcgcggtgtgtccctccagacacataaaactgaaagaatagaataaaatattcgaTTGCTCTGCcaggtcacgagtggctg
Proteins encoded in this window:
- the LOC123696427 gene encoding high mobility group protein 20A → METEASQSTEIKPNQNEENTQKPSNGKTDVNPTNLASISTNGTESDVANNTVTKDNTHKANKKPKKRKPKVPRDVTAPRPPLTGYVRFLNERRDQLRAEQPELGFAELTRQLASEWSKLPTEEKQQYLDAADQDKERYIKEWAEYKKTDAYKEFRKQQIDIKDPVSAKKVKQAATINDNSNNTSATQAVEPSMPVTANSVAIVNSSRQPTPPRPRPCVTPASGEDLGDTDIPIFTEQFLQHNKLRESELRQLRKANSDYEQQNAILQRHAEEVSAATSRLRAETAAAAERTAALVAHHKALVSTLVQALQSTVVPLSDGPSGATESNIDEYMEKLQSLATESKHNTIVKQAMDSLNFVNFNFTSTPLS